From a region of the Paenibacillus sp. FSL R10-2734 genome:
- a CDS encoding helix-turn-helix domain-containing protein: MGTWTFKNNSMFVKLLLSLTAIAVITVVLITTITYKISADNSVRNSIMYNQSIQSQQQELIHKELATIRNAVNNILMTEPYLYKIINGKLSVSSLIDLSAFIAKQQQLSPYIDSIYLYYDPLKLVLSSRPEVKASSISTFADRSWLDVWNQATESRTVWVTGRENGFAAKQPAASLLQKMPLIGQVDGAIVINLKLDLLFSDYFSHNRSTQGSTMILDQDGALLFSESTEAKTLLGQLDAERMTLPSGSYIENSEQIVTYTTSNMTGWRFVDITERSALLHGMSRIKIIVWSVALTYIIAAFVTSYYLSRRLYRPLQRVISYIAGSEETDRNEDPRAAHRGDEAGFIRQSFERISRNRELLLKENHRVGELLSDNRTAIKEKYLNDLIQGSSTEPTAHESEHAAELLGLRLDFNRFTILTLELEEPYPIKGPDDTFHFHLFQYGLMEELKTKIDGELFAKDSRRIVIVLSIPPEDDDSFPYEQAEMLKQYVFTRYEISVTIAISRIHSGKAAVRTAYNDTLEALKLKIYIGKGEVLPYSIQDEWRSEEGAYYYPYILETKLLQALLQTDMDECIVVIREITRAVLEQKLGKANIQQLYVQLSGEIVKTLVQTGGELNMVFGERPPYTDALARAETVQDMEECLLAICGKIIDYHREKRSKMTDVTLQLATDYMDSHYNKNITVDTVAEYVQRSSSYLSRIFKESKGITLNDYLIQLRLKRAMEMLQQSNASIEEICREIGYANVSYFNKMFKARIGLTPGQYRHQQATDQLLAQGKGPAAN, from the coding sequence GTGGGAACCTGGACTTTCAAGAACAACTCAATGTTCGTTAAGCTGCTCCTGTCCTTGACCGCCATCGCCGTAATCACCGTCGTGCTCATCACTACGATAACTTACAAGATCTCGGCCGACAACAGCGTCCGTAATTCCATTATGTATAATCAATCCATCCAATCTCAGCAGCAAGAGCTGATTCACAAGGAATTAGCCACCATCAGAAATGCCGTAAATAACATTCTCATGACAGAACCTTATTTGTACAAAATCATTAATGGCAAGCTATCCGTCAGCTCCCTTATCGATTTATCCGCCTTTATCGCCAAGCAGCAGCAGCTCAGCCCCTATATCGATTCCATCTATTTATATTATGATCCACTGAAGCTTGTCCTTTCGTCACGTCCCGAGGTGAAGGCCTCCTCCATCTCTACCTTTGCAGATCGCTCCTGGCTTGATGTGTGGAATCAGGCTACCGAATCGCGAACCGTCTGGGTGACTGGCCGTGAAAACGGCTTTGCTGCTAAGCAACCGGCTGCCTCACTTCTTCAGAAAATGCCGCTAATCGGCCAAGTCGATGGTGCCATCGTCATCAATTTGAAGCTCGATCTGTTGTTCTCCGACTACTTCAGTCATAACCGCAGCACACAGGGAAGCACTATGATCCTTGATCAGGACGGAGCGCTTCTCTTCTCTGAATCCACAGAAGCAAAGACGCTGCTAGGTCAGCTTGATGCAGAACGCATGACGTTGCCCAGCGGTTCTTACATCGAGAATTCTGAGCAAATCGTCACTTACACCACTTCGAATATGACCGGTTGGAGATTCGTCGATATTACAGAACGTTCAGCCCTGCTGCACGGTATGAGTCGAATTAAAATTATTGTCTGGAGCGTCGCGTTAACCTACATTATTGCAGCTTTTGTTACTTCCTATTATTTGTCGCGAAGATTATACCGACCACTACAGCGTGTAATTTCCTATATAGCAGGCTCGGAGGAGACGGACCGAAACGAAGACCCACGAGCCGCACATCGCGGAGATGAGGCTGGCTTCATCAGACAGTCCTTCGAGCGGATAAGCCGCAATCGGGAACTCTTACTAAAGGAAAATCACCGGGTAGGTGAACTGCTCAGCGACAACCGAACAGCGATCAAAGAAAAGTATCTAAATGATCTAATTCAAGGCAGTAGCACAGAACCTACAGCCCATGAGTCAGAACATGCCGCAGAGCTATTGGGGCTCCGACTTGATTTCAACCGTTTCACCATCCTGACTCTCGAGCTCGAGGAGCCTTATCCAATCAAAGGTCCAGATGACACCTTTCACTTCCATCTGTTCCAATATGGGCTAATGGAAGAACTGAAGACGAAGATCGATGGAGAGCTCTTCGCCAAAGATAGCCGGAGGATCGTGATCGTTCTCTCTATTCCTCCCGAGGATGATGATAGCTTCCCATATGAACAAGCAGAAATGTTAAAGCAATATGTGTTCACTCGATATGAAATCTCCGTAACCATTGCCATCAGCCGAATTCACTCTGGGAAGGCAGCGGTTCGTACCGCTTATAATGATACGCTGGAAGCCCTAAAGCTTAAGATCTACATTGGGAAAGGCGAGGTACTCCCTTACAGTATTCAGGATGAATGGAGATCAGAAGAAGGCGCCTATTATTATCCATATATATTAGAAACGAAGCTTCTACAGGCCTTGCTACAGACTGATATGGATGAGTGCATCGTGGTCATCCGCGAAATCACTCGGGCCGTGCTGGAGCAGAAGCTGGGCAAAGCCAACATTCAGCAGCTGTATGTACAGCTTAGCGGAGAAATTGTTAAGACGCTTGTCCAGACCGGTGGCGAGCTGAACATGGTATTCGGCGAACGGCCACCATACACAGATGCGCTAGCGCGGGCGGAGACAGTGCAGGATATGGAAGAGTGCCTGCTCGCTATCTGCGGCAAGATCATCGATTATCACCGGGAGAAACGTTCCAAAATGACCGATGTAACTCTGCAGTTGGCGACAGATTATATGGATAGCCATTATAACAAGAACATTACCGTGGATACGGTAGCGGAATACGTGCAGCGCAGTTCCTCCTATCTCAGCCGTATTTTCAAGGAGTCCAAGGGGATTACTCTCAACGATTATCTGATCCAACTCCGCCTCAAACGGGCTATGGAAATGCTGCAGCAGTCAAATGCTTCTATAGAAGAGATTTGCCGAGAGATTGGCTACGCGAATGTCAGCTACTTCAACAAAATGTTTAAAGCCAGAATCGGTCTTACGCCTGGCCAATATAGACATCAACAAGCAACCGACCAGCTTCTCGCTCAGGGTAAAGGGCCAGCGGCTAACTAA